The genomic DNA ACCAAAATCAGCTAGCAACCGTTGGAGCGCAATCACCCATGACACAGGCAGCACAAACGCCGACCGCCAAACCAAGCGTAGAACTCTGGGCGGGGATCGAATGCACGGTGAATCGGGTCGGCGATCGCTTTTTTGACCAGATAGAGCGCAACGGGCACGATCGCCGGATAGAAGATCTGGAGCAGTTTGCGGCGCTGGGGGTGAAGGCAATTCGCTATCCCGTACTGTGGGAAAAAATTGCGCCCGACGGGGTGGAGTTGGCGGACTGGAGCTGGACAGATGAGCGGCTGAATCGTTTGCGGGAGTTAGGAATTCGTCCGATCGCCGGATTAGTGCATCACGGCAGCGGTCCCGCCCATACCTGCCTCACCGATCCGCTGTTTGCCGAAAAGCTAGCGGAATTTGCCCGTGCGGTAGCGATGCGCTATCCCTGGCTAGATGCCTATACCCCCGTGAATGAACCCCTGACGACGGCACGGTTTAGCGGCTTATACGGTCACTGGTATCCCCACGGTCAAGACGACAAAACCTTTCTGGGGGCATTGCTGAACGAGTGCCGTGCCGTGATCCTGTCGATGCAGGCAATTCGCGACATTAATCCGAAAGCTCAGCTGATTCAAACCGAGGATCTGGGCAAGATTTTCAGTACGCCCTTGCTGTCCTATCAGGCGGAGTTTGAGAACGAGCGACGCTGGCTGTCTTTCGATCTGCTCTGCGGTCGGGTCGATCACCATCATCCCCTGTGGGACTATCTGCTGAATGTGGGCATTAGTGCGGCAGAACTGGACTGGTTTACGGCAAATCCCTGTTCGCCGGATGTGTTTGGCATTAACCACTACATGACCAGCGATCGCTTTCTGGATGAACGACTCGATCGCTATCCGTCCCAGACCCACGGCGGCAATGGGCGACATCAGTACGCCGATGTAGAAGCGGTGCGAGTTTGTGCCGACGGCATTCCCACGCCAAAAGAACTGCTGCGAGAAGTCTGGGAGCGCTATCAGGGCACGGGGTCTCCCACCGGGGCACCCACGAGCATTGCTGTAACGGAAGTTCATCTGGGCTGTACCCGCGAGGAGCAGCTGCGCTGGCTGAAGGAAGTCTGGGAGGATGCTCAGGCACTTCAGCAGGAGGGCGTTCCGGTGCAGGCGGTCACGGTCTGGTCGCTGCTGGGAGCCTACGACTGGAATACCCTGCTAACCCGCAGAGAAGGCTTCTACGAACCCGGCGTGTTTGACCTGCGTGCCCCTGCCCCCCGTCCGACTGCCCTGGCGATGATGATGCGCTATTTTGCCGAAGGACGAACCTATCAGCATCCCCTGCTGGAAATTCCGGGCTGGTGGAAGCGGGACCATCGCCTCCTCTATCCGCCTGTGAACTGTAAAGCAAGCAGCAAAGCTTCCGAACCCCTGCAAACGGTTTCCACCCGACTCGATACTGCCGCTCCGGTACTGATTACGGGTGCTACCGGAACCTTAGGACGGGCATTTGCTCGCCTCTGCGAAATTCGCGGGATTCCCTATCGACTGCTGTCTCGCCGCGAGATGGACATTACCCAGACAGAATCGGTCGATCGCGTTTTGGCAGATTTGAAGCCCTGGGCAGTGATCAACACCGCAGGCTATGTACGAGTCGATGCTGCCGAGCAGGAACCCCACGTCTGTCGGCAAATTAATGCAGAAGGGGCGGCAATTCTGGCGCAGGCTTGCGTTCAGCACAACATCAGCTATGTCACCTTCTCCTCGGATCTGGTATTCGACGGCAATCAGAGCTACCCCTATCTAGAAAGCCACGATGTCGCGCCGCTCAACGTTTACGGCCACAGCAAGGCAACCGCCGAACAGTGGGTACTGTCTGCCCACCCCTGCGCCTTGGTGATTCGTACCAGCGCCTTCTTTGGTCCCTGGGATGAGTACAATTTTTTGACGCTCGCCCTTCGCACCTTAGCAGCGGGACAGCCGTTTATCGCAGCGGAGGATGCCATTGTTTCGCCAACCTACGTGCCCGATCTGGTCAATACCACGCTGGATCTGATGATTGATGGGGAATGCGGTCTGTGGCATCTGGCGAATCCGGGGGCAATTACCTGGGCGGATCTGGCGCGGCAGGTCGCGGAAATGGCAGGAATGCCGACGAATTATATTGAAGCTCGCCCTACAGAGCATCTGGGGTTTGCAGCGACCCGTCCCATGTATAGCGCTTTGTCCAGCGAACGTGGAATTCTGTTGCCCACCCTCGATCGGGCGATCGTCCGGTATTTAGCGGACTGTGAGCTGGTTCAGCGATAAATCCTTTGATTGATCATCCTGGCGGTCATCCTGTCGATAATCCTTAAGTTCTCTACCATTTCTCCCATTCCGGGATCGTCGCCGCTTAGAATTGTCCAGGCGACAGGGGAATTTGCCCCGATGGGTAGAGGACACACATGGCTGGACGGATCACCACTCAAGGCGATCGGGCGATGCGCTCTAATATTGCCCGTCAGTTGTTTGGGCTAACGGGAGAAGGCATTACGATTGGCATTATCTCCGATAGTTTTAATGCGCTGCGCGGTGCGCGTCGGGATGTGCGAAGTGGAGATTTGCCGGGAAAGGGGAATCCGCTGGGATTTAAGCAGCCTGTGAGAGTCCTAAAGGACAGTCGATCGGGCAGCGATGAAGGACGGGCAATGGCGCAGATTGTCCATGATGTAGCGCCGGGAGCAAAGCTGCTGTTCCATCGATCGGGCAGGATTGAAAATGATTTTGCCAACGCCGTTCGCAGTCTGGCAAGGGCGGGAGCAGACATCATCGTAGACGATATTTTTTTCCCGACT from Leptolyngbya ohadii IS1 includes the following:
- a CDS encoding family 1 glycosylhydrolase produces the protein MTQAAQTPTAKPSVELWAGIECTVNRVGDRFFDQIERNGHDRRIEDLEQFAALGVKAIRYPVLWEKIAPDGVELADWSWTDERLNRLRELGIRPIAGLVHHGSGPAHTCLTDPLFAEKLAEFARAVAMRYPWLDAYTPVNEPLTTARFSGLYGHWYPHGQDDKTFLGALLNECRAVILSMQAIRDINPKAQLIQTEDLGKIFSTPLLSYQAEFENERRWLSFDLLCGRVDHHHPLWDYLLNVGISAAELDWFTANPCSPDVFGINHYMTSDRFLDERLDRYPSQTHGGNGRHQYADVEAVRVCADGIPTPKELLREVWERYQGTGSPTGAPTSIAVTEVHLGCTREEQLRWLKEVWEDAQALQQEGVPVQAVTVWSLLGAYDWNTLLTRREGFYEPGVFDLRAPAPRPTALAMMMRYFAEGRTYQHPLLEIPGWWKRDHRLLYPPVNCKASSKASEPLQTVSTRLDTAAPVLITGATGTLGRAFARLCEIRGIPYRLLSRREMDITQTESVDRVLADLKPWAVINTAGYVRVDAAEQEPHVCRQINAEGAAILAQACVQHNISYVTFSSDLVFDGNQSYPYLESHDVAPLNVYGHSKATAEQWVLSAHPCALVIRTSAFFGPWDEYNFLTLALRTLAAGQPFIAAEDAIVSPTYVPDLVNTTLDLMIDGECGLWHLANPGAITWADLARQVAEMAGMPTNYIEARPTEHLGFAATRPMYSALSSERGILLPTLDRAIVRYLADCELVQR